The following coding sequences lie in one Lelliottia jeotgali genomic window:
- a CDS encoding Lipid A acylation protein PagP, palmitoyltransferase has translation MQRIRMVLIIVMVLLALPAYAEPGVYGEQRITGWWNNFTSDVSQTWNEPQNYDLYLPFLSWHARFMYDKEKTDNYNEMPWGGGFGVSRYNEQGNWSSLYAMMFKDSHNEWQPIVGYGWEKGWYLDNAQDVRLGLGVTAGITARKDFANYVPLPIILPLFSAGYKRLNVQFTYIPGTYNNGNVLFAWLRYGF, from the coding sequence ATGCAACGGATTCGAATGGTTTTGATTATCGTCATGGTCTTGCTGGCACTTCCCGCGTATGCGGAGCCTGGTGTTTACGGGGAACAGCGCATTACCGGCTGGTGGAATAATTTCACCAGCGATGTGTCTCAGACGTGGAATGAGCCGCAAAATTACGATCTCTATTTGCCTTTTCTGAGCTGGCATGCGCGCTTTATGTACGACAAAGAAAAAACCGACAACTACAACGAAATGCCGTGGGGTGGCGGTTTTGGGGTATCTCGTTACAACGAACAGGGGAACTGGAGTTCCCTCTACGCCATGATGTTTAAAGACTCTCATAATGAATGGCAGCCGATTGTTGGCTACGGCTGGGAGAAGGGCTGGTATCTGGATAATGCGCAGGATGTCCGTTTAGGACTGGGTGTAACGGCCGGGATCACGGCGCGGAAGGATTTTGCTAACTATGTTCCGCTGCCAATTATTTTGCCGCTGTTCTCCGCCGGTTATAAGCGCCTGAATGTGCAATTTACCTACATTCCCGGCACCTATAACAACGGCAACGTACTGTTTGCGTGGTTGCGGTATGGGTTTTAG
- a CDS encoding Shikimate transporter yields MDSTLISERPNTETPSLNRARRAALGSFAGAVVDWYDFLLYGITAALVFNREFFPQVSPAMGTLAAFATFGVGFLFRPLGGVIFGHFGDKLGRKRMLMLTVWMMGIATALIGILPSFDMIGWWAPVLLVTLRAIQGFAVGGEWGGAALLSVESAPKNKKAFYSSGVQVGYGVGLLLSTGLVSLISQLTTDEQFLSWGWRIPFLFSIVLVLAALWIRNGMEESAEFEQQQSEPPVAKKRLPVMEALMQHPGAFLKIIALRLCELLTMYIVTAFALNYSTQNLGLPRELFLNIGLLVGGISCLTIPCFAWLADRFGRRRVYITGALIGSLSAWPFFMALEAQSLFWIVFFAIMLANIAHDMVVCVQQPMFTEMFGASYRYSGAGVGYQVASVVGGGFTPFIAAALVTFSGGNWQSVAIYLLAGCLISATTALLMKDAH; encoded by the coding sequence ATGGACTCCACCCTCATCTCCGAACGCCCTAATACGGAGACACCCTCGCTCAATCGCGCACGGCGCGCCGCACTCGGCAGCTTTGCCGGTGCCGTCGTCGACTGGTATGACTTTCTGCTCTATGGCATCACCGCCGCACTGGTATTTAACCGCGAATTTTTCCCGCAGGTCAGCCCCGCAATGGGTACGCTCGCCGCGTTTGCCACCTTCGGCGTCGGGTTTTTATTCCGCCCTTTGGGTGGGGTGATTTTCGGCCATTTCGGTGACAAACTGGGCCGTAAGCGGATGCTGATGCTCACCGTCTGGATGATGGGGATTGCCACGGCGCTGATTGGCATTTTGCCGTCATTCGACATGATTGGCTGGTGGGCTCCGGTCCTGCTGGTGACGCTGCGTGCGATTCAAGGTTTTGCCGTGGGCGGCGAATGGGGCGGTGCGGCGCTGTTGTCTGTCGAAAGCGCCCCTAAAAATAAAAAAGCGTTCTACAGCAGCGGCGTGCAGGTGGGTTACGGCGTGGGCCTGCTGCTCTCTACCGGGCTGGTTTCACTTATCAGCCAGTTGACCACTGACGAGCAGTTCCTGAGCTGGGGCTGGCGCATTCCGTTCCTGTTCAGCATTGTGCTGGTGCTGGCGGCGCTGTGGATCCGCAACGGCATGGAAGAGTCAGCAGAATTTGAACAGCAGCAAAGTGAGCCACCGGTTGCGAAAAAACGCCTGCCGGTGATGGAAGCACTGATGCAGCATCCCGGTGCATTCCTGAAAATTATCGCCCTGCGCCTGTGTGAGCTGCTGACGATGTATATCGTTACCGCCTTTGCCCTGAACTATTCAACGCAAAACCTCGGCCTGCCACGTGAGCTTTTTCTGAATATTGGCCTGTTGGTCGGCGGGATTAGCTGCCTGACCATCCCCTGCTTCGCCTGGCTTGCAGACAGGTTTGGCCGTCGACGCGTTTACATCACCGGGGCGCTGATCGGCAGCCTCAGCGCCTGGCCGTTCTTTATGGCGCTGGAAGCGCAATCGCTGTTCTGGATAGTGTTCTTCGCCATCATGTTGGCTAACATCGCCCACGACATGGTGGTGTGCGTGCAGCAGCCGATGTTCACCGAAATGTTTGGCGCGAGCTACCGCTACAGCGGCGCAGGCGTGGGCTATCAGGTGGCAAGCGTGGTCGGCGGCGGATTTACGCCGTTTATCGCCGCGGCCTTAGTCACCTTCTCCGGCGGCAACTGGCAAAGCGTAGCGATTTACCTGCTCGCGGGCTGTCTGATTTCGGCCACAACGGCGCTGCTGATGAAAGACGCCCACTGA
- a CDS encoding Universal stress protein G: MYRNILVPVDVFEMGLADKALAHAQFLAQAASADIHLLHVIPKFSPELTRGFISDARKMDDYMINNAKEKLSALAQKTTFPQDRIHLHVRSGNVRDEVTLLGDELNAEVIIIGSRNPNIQTHLLGSDAANIVRYAHVPVFVVR; the protein is encoded by the coding sequence ATGTACAGAAATATTCTGGTCCCGGTCGATGTCTTTGAAATGGGGCTGGCCGATAAGGCCCTTGCTCATGCGCAGTTCCTCGCGCAGGCGGCCTCAGCCGATATCCATTTACTTCATGTGATTCCAAAATTTTCGCCGGAGCTGACCCGAGGGTTTATTTCCGATGCGCGTAAAATGGATGACTATATGATTAATAACGCAAAAGAAAAACTCTCGGCACTGGCACAAAAAACGACGTTTCCTCAGGATCGCATTCACCTTCATGTCCGTAGCGGCAATGTGCGCGATGAAGTCACTCTCCTGGGGGACGAACTTAATGCGGAAGTGATCATTATCGGATCGCGCAATCCCAATATTCAGACCCATTTACTCGGCTCGGATGCGGCCAATATTGTTCGCTATGCGCACGTTCCGGTATTTGTCGTGCGTTAA
- a CDS encoding carbonate dehydratase: MNTDKPGQPFYRLSVEETLAQTNSSADGITGADAAARLTQYGENALPQKPGKPAWLRFLAHFNDVLIYVLLAAAVLTAVMGHWVDTLVILGVAVINALIGHIQESNAEKSLQSIRNMLSSEAVVVRQGNHETIPTTALVPGDIVVIRAGDRIPADLRVIEAHNLRVEEAILTGESTVVEKGTDRLEGELPLGDRTNLLFSGTTVSSGGGKGIVVATGGETELGHINQMMADIEKHRTPLLVQMDKLGKAIFIIILVMMAALFVFSLLFRDMPVSELMLSLISLAVASVPEGLPAIISIILSLGVQTMAKQKAIIRKLPTVETLGAMTVICSDKTGTLTMNEMTVKAVITADKIYRVEGDSYEPVGNIHPIDDPTPVTVAHGSLLERYLRTVDLCNDSQLMKDEQGLWKITGGPTEGALKVLAAKVPLPPVQTELRSKIPFDSLYKYMSTLHRIGDEEMILITGAPDVLFRLCQHQQTESGLEPLNQPYWEAQIEEYAREGLRMVAAAWKPAGFEQTTLDHPDLQQGVILLGIAGMMDPPRPEAITAIGDCLRAGIRVKMITGDHPQTAMSIGQMLGIGNAGSAITGRELEVMDDHQLSEAAQKFDIFARTSPEDKFRLVQALQSKKEVVGMTGDGVNDAPALKQADVGIAMGIKGTEVTKEAADMVLTDDNFATIASAVREGRRVYDNLKKTILFIMPTNLAQGLLIIIALLAGNLIPLTPVLILWMNMATSATLSFGLAFEAGEPNIMKRPPRNPNLHVMDGFAIWRVVFVGSMIAVSAFVLEAWLQPRGYSPEFIRTVLLQTLVTAQWFYMLNCRVSDGFSLSKGLLANRGIWIVSGVLLVLQLLIIYAPFMQMLFGTESLPFRYWVITFIIGFVMFLIVEVEKPLTRKWRVEAKR, translated from the coding sequence ATGAATACAGATAAACCGGGCCAACCTTTTTACCGGCTCTCCGTAGAAGAAACCCTGGCACAAACCAACAGCTCAGCAGACGGAATTACCGGCGCGGACGCGGCGGCTCGCCTGACGCAATACGGTGAAAATGCCTTACCGCAAAAACCGGGAAAGCCCGCGTGGCTGCGTTTTTTAGCCCATTTCAACGATGTGCTGATTTATGTCCTGCTGGCGGCGGCAGTGCTGACCGCCGTCATGGGCCATTGGGTCGATACACTGGTGATTTTGGGCGTGGCGGTCATCAATGCGCTGATCGGCCATATTCAGGAAAGTAATGCAGAAAAATCCCTTCAGAGCATCCGCAATATGCTCTCCAGCGAGGCCGTTGTGGTTCGTCAGGGGAATCATGAAACAATTCCTACCACCGCGCTGGTACCGGGCGATATCGTGGTCATTCGCGCAGGCGATCGCATTCCCGCCGACCTGAGAGTCATTGAAGCGCACAACCTGCGGGTGGAAGAGGCCATTCTGACGGGTGAATCCACGGTGGTGGAAAAAGGCACCGACAGGCTGGAAGGGGAATTACCGCTGGGGGATCGCACCAATCTACTGTTCTCTGGCACTACCGTCAGTTCCGGCGGCGGTAAAGGGATTGTGGTCGCAACGGGAGGCGAAACGGAGCTGGGCCACATCAATCAGATGATGGCGGATATTGAAAAACACCGCACGCCGCTGCTGGTGCAGATGGATAAACTCGGCAAAGCCATTTTCATTATTATCCTGGTGATGATGGCGGCCCTGTTTGTCTTCAGCCTGCTGTTCCGCGATATGCCGGTTTCCGAACTGATGTTGTCGCTGATTAGCCTTGCGGTAGCCTCAGTCCCGGAAGGTCTGCCTGCGATTATATCGATTATTCTGTCGCTCGGCGTACAGACGATGGCGAAGCAGAAAGCGATTATCCGCAAACTGCCGACGGTCGAAACCCTGGGTGCGATGACGGTGATTTGCTCCGATAAAACCGGCACCCTGACCATGAACGAGATGACCGTCAAGGCGGTGATCACGGCGGATAAAATTTATCGCGTCGAAGGCGACAGCTATGAGCCGGTGGGAAATATTCATCCGATTGACGATCCGACGCCGGTGACGGTGGCTCACGGTTCACTACTGGAACGTTATTTGCGCACCGTTGATCTTTGTAACGACAGCCAGTTGATGAAAGACGAGCAGGGGCTGTGGAAAATCACCGGCGGGCCGACCGAAGGGGCGTTGAAGGTGCTGGCCGCTAAAGTCCCGCTTCCGCCTGTGCAGACGGAGCTGCGTAGCAAAATCCCGTTTGATTCCCTGTACAAATACATGTCGACGCTACACCGCATCGGTGATGAAGAGATGATTCTCATCACCGGTGCACCGGACGTGCTGTTCCGACTTTGCCAGCATCAGCAGACGGAATCCGGGCTTGAGCCGCTCAATCAGCCCTACTGGGAAGCGCAGATCGAGGAGTATGCCCGCGAAGGTTTACGCATGGTGGCGGCGGCGTGGAAACCGGCGGGCTTTGAGCAAACCACCCTTGACCATCCGGATTTGCAGCAGGGCGTTATTCTGCTCGGTATCGCCGGGATGATGGACCCGCCGCGACCGGAGGCCATTACCGCCATCGGCGACTGCCTGCGGGCGGGGATTCGCGTGAAAATGATCACCGGTGACCATCCGCAAACGGCGATGAGCATCGGGCAAATGTTGGGAATCGGCAATGCCGGGAGTGCGATTACCGGGCGTGAACTTGAGGTGATGGACGATCATCAGTTGAGCGAAGCCGCGCAGAAATTTGATATTTTTGCCCGTACCAGCCCGGAGGATAAATTCCGCCTGGTGCAGGCCCTACAAAGTAAGAAAGAAGTGGTCGGGATGACCGGGGATGGCGTCAACGATGCGCCTGCCCTGAAGCAGGCTGATGTCGGTATCGCGATGGGCATCAAGGGCACGGAGGTGACCAAAGAAGCGGCGGATATGGTGCTCACGGACGATAACTTCGCCACCATCGCCAGTGCGGTTCGCGAAGGCCGTCGGGTCTACGATAACCTGAAAAAAACCATTCTGTTTATCATGCCGACCAACCTGGCGCAGGGGCTGCTGATTATTATTGCCTTGCTGGCGGGTAATCTTATTCCGCTGACGCCGGTACTGATCCTGTGGATGAACATGGCGACCTCCGCCACGCTGTCGTTTGGCCTGGCGTTTGAAGCCGGTGAACCGAACATTATGAAACGTCCACCGCGCAACCCTAATCTGCATGTGATGGACGGGTTTGCCATCTGGCGCGTGGTGTTTGTCGGCTCAATGATCGCCGTCAGCGCATTTGTGCTGGAAGCCTGGCTGCAACCGCGCGGTTATTCACCGGAGTTTATCCGCACCGTATTGTTGCAAACGCTGGTGACGGCGCAATGGTTCTACATGCTGAACTGCCGCGTCTCTGACGGATTCTCGTTGAGCAAAGGCCTGCTGGCGAACCGGGGGATCTGGATTGTGAGTGGGGTGCTGCTGGTGTTACAGCTGCTGATTATTTACGCACCGTTTATGCAGATGCTGTTTGGTACAGAATCCCTGCCGTTCCGCTACTGGGTGATCACCTTTATTATCGGGTTCGTGATGTTCTTGATTGTTGAGGTCGAAAAGCCGTTAACGAGGAAATGGCGGGTAGAAGCGAAACGTTAG
- a CDS encoding Nitrogen assimilation regulatory protein Nac — MNLRRLKYFVKIVDIGSLTQAAEVLHIAQPALSQQVATLEGELDQQLLIRTKRGVTPTEAGKILYTHARTILRQCEQAQLAVCNVGHTLSGQVSIGLAPGTAASSITMPLLQAVRAELPEVLVYLHENSGSVLNDKLLNGQLDMAVLYDRSPIAGITSQPLLKEDLYLVGTRDCPGQSIDLTAVAEMNLFLPRDYSAVRLRVDEAFSLRRLTAKIIGEIDSISTLTAAIASGMGVTVLPESAARSLCSAANGWMARITTPSMSLPLSLNMSARGSLSPQAQAVKEILMSLVSRPSLENRELQLVS, encoded by the coding sequence ATGAACTTAAGACGACTGAAATACTTCGTAAAAATCGTCGATATCGGTAGCCTGACTCAGGCCGCAGAAGTGCTGCATATTGCACAGCCTGCACTGAGCCAGCAGGTGGCCACTCTGGAAGGTGAACTGGACCAGCAGCTGTTGATCCGCACCAAGCGTGGCGTTACGCCCACCGAAGCCGGTAAGATCCTCTATACCCATGCGCGCACGATTTTACGTCAGTGCGAGCAAGCGCAGCTGGCCGTCTGCAACGTCGGACACACCCTGAGCGGGCAGGTGTCGATTGGCCTGGCGCCGGGAACGGCCGCCTCATCCATTACCATGCCGCTGCTGCAGGCGGTTCGCGCCGAGCTGCCGGAAGTGCTGGTTTATCTGCATGAAAACAGCGGGTCAGTGCTGAACGATAAGCTGCTGAACGGCCAATTGGATATGGCGGTACTGTACGATCGCTCGCCGATTGCCGGGATCACCAGCCAACCGTTGCTGAAAGAAGACCTGTATCTGGTCGGCACGCGGGATTGTCCGGGCCAGAGTATTGATTTAACCGCTGTCGCTGAGATGAATCTGTTCTTACCTCGCGATTACAGCGCCGTGCGTCTGCGCGTCGACGAGGCGTTTTCTCTGCGCCGTCTGACCGCAAAAATCATCGGTGAGATCGACTCCATCTCCACCCTGACCGCCGCCATTGCCAGCGGAATGGGCGTCACTGTTCTGCCGGAATCTGCTGCACGCTCGCTGTGCAGCGCGGCGAACGGCTGGATGGCGCGGATCACCACGCCGTCCATGAGCCTGCCGCTGTCTCTGAATATGTCCGCGCGCGGCTCGCTGTCTCCGCAGGCGCAGGCGGTAAAAGAGATCCTGATGTCGCTGGTCAGCCGTCCTTCGCTGGAGAATCGTGAGCTGCAGCTTGTGAGCTGA
- a CDS encoding Cobalt-zinc-cadmium resistance protein CzcA, Cation efflux system protein CusA: protein MDISRQFIDNPIRVWLTVLLLGVGGIFALLNIGRLEDPAFTIKTAVVITHYPGASAQQVEEEVTLPLENALQQLPYLDNVSSISSNGLSQITVNIASRYHSNELPQIWDELRRRVGDASRQFPPGVVTPFVNDDFGDVFGFFFAISGDSFTNPELAQYAEQLRRELVLIPGVGKVAIGGTVPQQINVDINLAKMAARGITLGQISTLLGRVNSVSSAGEIVSGSESIRLHPTGEFQNIDELGDMMITPPGVGAATRLRDIATVSRGLSVSPSSIYHANGRQAVTMGVSFIPGVNVPDVGRALEAKLKHMSAEKPAGINIDLFYDQAAEVSHSVNGFIINFLMALAIVIGVLLIFMGLRSGIIIALSLALNVLGTLLIMYLWGIELQRISLGALIIALSMLVDNAIVIVEGVLIARQRGSTLMTAIQYVIRRSALPLLGATVIAILAFAPIGLSQDSTGEYCKSLFQVLLISLLLSWFSALTLTPVMIKWWLFKGQKVADTPADVDPYNQRFYRLYQQMLNALMVRKTITLTLMVILLAGAVWGFGAVRQNFFPSSNTPIFFVDLWLPYGTDIAQTEKITSDIEKSINGQPGVVTTVSTIGQGSMRFILTYSGQRQYSNYAQIMVRMDDQRNIAALTRHVDEDIARHYPEINASTKRVMFGPSGDSAIEVRIKGPDPDRLRQIASQVDNILARDPATDSVRNDWQNRSKVIRPQYVAASGRELGVDKQDIDSALEMNFSGSRIGLYREGSDLLPVIVRPPESERQDANHLNNVLVWSQNRQQYIPLSNVVSGFALEWEDPLILRRDRSRVLTVQTDPDPLSNETSGDILARVKPQIDALSLPHGYSIEWGGDAENSSEAQQGLFTTLPIGFLVMFIITILMFSSVKNAVAIWLTVPLALIGVTPGFLLTGIPFGFMALIGLLSLSGMLIRNGIVLVEEIEQQKEHKAQHEAIVDAATSRLRPILLTAFTTVLGLAPLLRDVFFQSMAVVIMFGLGFATVLTLLVLPVIYACFHPTERAAPQ, encoded by the coding sequence ATGGATATCTCGCGCCAGTTTATCGACAACCCGATCCGCGTCTGGCTGACCGTTCTGCTGCTGGGCGTCGGCGGTATTTTTGCCCTGCTTAATATTGGTCGGCTGGAAGATCCGGCGTTTACCATCAAAACTGCCGTGGTCATCACTCACTACCCCGGCGCGTCTGCCCAGCAGGTGGAAGAAGAGGTCACGCTGCCGCTGGAAAATGCGCTGCAGCAACTGCCGTATCTCGATAACGTCAGTTCGATCTCGTCGAACGGGCTATCGCAAATAACCGTCAATATCGCCTCGCGCTATCACTCAAACGAACTGCCGCAAATCTGGGATGAGCTGCGTCGTCGCGTGGGCGATGCATCGCGTCAGTTTCCTCCGGGAGTGGTCACACCCTTTGTGAATGACGATTTTGGTGATGTATTTGGTTTTTTCTTTGCCATCTCAGGCGACAGCTTTACGAATCCCGAACTGGCGCAGTACGCCGAACAGCTCAGGCGCGAGCTGGTGCTGATCCCCGGCGTGGGAAAAGTGGCAATTGGCGGCACGGTCCCACAGCAGATTAATGTCGATATCAATCTTGCCAAAATGGCCGCCCGCGGAATAACGCTTGGCCAGATCTCCACGCTGTTGGGCCGTGTGAATAGCGTCTCCAGTGCCGGTGAAATCGTCTCAGGCAGCGAATCTATTCGCCTGCATCCGACGGGCGAGTTTCAGAATATCGATGAACTTGGCGATATGATGATTACCCCGCCAGGCGTCGGGGCGGCAACCCGCTTGCGCGATATCGCCACGGTTTCACGCGGGCTGAGCGTTTCACCGTCGAGTATTTATCACGCGAATGGCCGCCAGGCGGTGACTATGGGCGTCTCCTTTATTCCGGGCGTGAACGTTCCCGACGTGGGGCGCGCCCTTGAAGCAAAATTGAAGCACATGTCGGCGGAAAAACCGGCGGGCATTAACATCGATCTGTTTTACGACCAGGCCGCAGAAGTGAGCCATTCGGTGAACGGCTTTATTATTAACTTCCTGATGGCGCTGGCGATTGTCATCGGCGTGCTGTTGATTTTTATGGGCTTACGCAGCGGTATTATTATCGCCCTGTCGCTGGCGCTCAACGTGCTGGGCACCTTGCTTATCATGTATTTGTGGGGGATTGAGTTACAGCGTATTTCTCTGGGCGCTTTAATTATCGCTCTGAGCATGCTGGTCGATAATGCAATCGTGATCGTCGAAGGAGTATTGATTGCCAGACAGCGTGGCTCGACGCTGATGACCGCCATTCAGTACGTGATCCGCCGCTCGGCGCTGCCCCTGCTGGGCGCTACGGTTATCGCCATTTTAGCCTTTGCTCCCATTGGCCTCTCGCAGGATTCGACGGGAGAATATTGTAAATCCCTGTTCCAGGTGCTGCTGATTTCCCTGCTGTTAAGCTGGTTTTCCGCGCTCACCCTCACGCCGGTGATGATCAAATGGTGGTTGTTTAAAGGCCAGAAAGTGGCCGATACGCCTGCGGATGTCGACCCGTATAACCAACGGTTCTACCGGTTGTATCAGCAGATGCTAAACGCGCTGATGGTGCGCAAAACGATCACTTTGACGCTGATGGTTATCCTGCTTGCAGGCGCAGTATGGGGATTCGGCGCGGTGCGACAAAACTTCTTCCCGTCGTCAAACACGCCGATTTTCTTTGTCGACCTGTGGTTGCCCTACGGCACCGACATTGCTCAGACCGAGAAAATCACCAGCGACATTGAAAAATCGATCAACGGCCAGCCCGGCGTGGTCACCACCGTCTCGACCATCGGTCAGGGGAGTATGCGCTTTATTCTGACCTACAGCGGCCAGCGGCAGTACAGCAATTACGCGCAAATCATGGTCCGGATGGACGACCAGCGCAATATCGCCGCGCTGACACGCCACGTTGACGAGGACATCGCCCGCCACTATCCGGAGATTAACGCCAGCACCAAACGGGTGATGTTTGGTCCGTCCGGCGATAGCGCCATCGAAGTGCGGATCAAAGGGCCAGACCCTGACAGGTTGCGGCAGATTGCAAGCCAGGTGGATAATATTCTGGCGCGCGATCCGGCCACCGACAGCGTGCGCAATGACTGGCAAAATCGCAGCAAAGTGATTCGCCCACAGTACGTCGCCGCCTCCGGGCGCGAACTGGGCGTGGATAAACAGGATATCGACAGCGCGCTGGAGATGAATTTCTCCGGCAGCCGTATCGGCTTATACCGTGAAGGCTCGGACCTGCTGCCCGTTATCGTGCGCCCGCCAGAAAGCGAGCGTCAGGACGCGAACCATCTCAATAACGTGCTGGTGTGGAGCCAAAATCGTCAGCAATATATTCCGCTGAGCAACGTGGTGAGCGGCTTTGCGCTGGAGTGGGAAGATCCGCTGATCCTGCGCCGGGACCGCAGCCGGGTGCTGACGGTGCAGACCGATCCCGACCCACTCAGTAACGAAACATCCGGCGATATACTGGCGCGGGTAAAACCGCAGATTGATGCCCTTTCCCTGCCGCACGGTTACAGCATCGAATGGGGCGGCGACGCGGAAAACTCCAGCGAGGCGCAGCAAGGTCTTTTCACTACGCTGCCAATTGGTTTCCTGGTGATGTTTATTATCACCATCCTGATGTTTAGCTCGGTGAAAAATGCGGTCGCCATCTGGCTGACGGTGCCGCTGGCACTGATTGGCGTGACGCCAGGCTTTTTACTCACCGGTATTCCGTTTGGTTTTATGGCGCTGATTGGTCTGCTGAGTCTGAGCGGGATGTTGATCCGCAACGGCATCGTGCTGGTCGAGGAAATCGAGCAGCAGAAAGAGCATAAAGCGCAGCACGAGGCGATTGTTGATGCCGCAACGTCGCGCCTACGGCCTATTCTGCTAACCGCGTTTACTACGGTGCTGGGGCTCGCTCCGCTGTTGCGCGATGTGTTCTTCCAGAGCATGGCGGTAGTGATTATGTTCGGGCTAGGCTTTGCCACTGTCTTGACCCTGCTGGTACTTCCGGTTATTTATGCCTGTTTCCACCCTACGGAGAGGGCTGCCCCACAATGA
- a CDS encoding putative Co-Zn-Cd efflux system membrane fusion protein: protein MDAGQAQQRVFPARIESGDATDLSFKRGGQIETLDIRQGTSVKQGQQLASLNAREAQQRVRDRQTSATLAQRQFDRFQTLAGRQAISKAEMDVQRATRDSANAALKIAQEELSQMTLTAPFAGTAATVQVRNHQVVSAGQPIVTLTRTDLLDVVFSIPENLFKTLDIRNADYRPVVKINSLPDREFSAVYKEHTGSSDSNTLTWQVILTMPRPDDFPAVGGVSGTVTVNLANLPASVGRHALAVPVEAVFNPNSSARNEPHVWVVKGDGDNLQLEDRKVAVGQVTAQGVIITEGLNAGERVVAAGVGELHAGQQVRIWTRERGL, encoded by the coding sequence ATGGATGCGGGCCAGGCACAACAGCGCGTGTTTCCTGCCAGAATAGAATCCGGCGACGCCACCGACCTGTCGTTTAAACGCGGCGGCCAGATTGAAACGCTCGATATCCGCCAGGGGACAAGCGTAAAACAAGGGCAGCAGTTGGCCAGCCTTAATGCGCGTGAAGCGCAACAGCGAGTTCGAGACAGACAGACCTCCGCCACGCTGGCGCAGCGCCAGTTCGACCGTTTTCAGACGCTGGCTGGCCGTCAGGCCATTTCAAAAGCCGAGATGGACGTGCAACGCGCTACCCGTGATTCTGCCAATGCCGCACTCAAAATTGCCCAGGAAGAGCTGAGCCAGATGACGCTTACCGCCCCCTTTGCGGGCACGGCCGCCACCGTTCAGGTACGCAATCATCAGGTCGTTTCCGCCGGGCAACCCATCGTCACGTTGACCCGAACCGACTTGCTGGACGTGGTGTTTAGCATTCCTGAAAATCTGTTTAAGACCCTGGATATCCGTAACGCTGACTATCGCCCGGTGGTGAAAATTAATTCTCTACCGGATCGCGAATTTAGCGCGGTTTACAAAGAACACACGGGCAGCAGCGACAGCAACACCCTGACGTGGCAGGTGATTTTAACCATGCCGCGGCCCGACGATTTCCCGGCAGTGGGCGGCGTGAGCGGCACCGTGACGGTCAATCTGGCGAACCTTCCGGCAAGCGTAGGACGTCATGCTCTGGCCGTTCCGGTGGAAGCGGTTTTCAACCCGAATAGCAGCGCGCGCAACGAACCCCATGTCTGGGTAGTGAAAGGCGATGGCGACAATTTACAGCTTGAGGATCGCAAAGTGGCAGTCGGGCAAGTGACCGCGCAGGGGGTGATCATCACCGAAGGGCTGAACGCCGGTGAACGCGTGGTCGCGGCGGGTGTCGGCGAATTACATGCGGGGCAGCAGGTGCGCATCTGGACGCGTGAGCGAGGTCTGTAA